The Micromonospora sp. WMMD961 genome has a segment encoding these proteins:
- a CDS encoding Clp protease N-terminal domain-containing protein, with amino-acid sequence MTEPIRMSNTVKLDDLIQAIKTAHSDALDQLTDAVIAADHLGEVADHLIGHFVDQARRSGASWTDIGRSMGVSKQAAQKRFVPKTSDATALDPNSGFSRFTPRARNVVMASQEEARASGNAEIGPEHLVLGLLAEPEALAARVMVELGVTPEAVRETVAAALPPRVEQVPDLIPYDARGKKALELTFREALRLGHNYIGTEHILLALLEQEDGAGVLTSLGLEKAAVESALAAALAAVVKAASKSDDAG; translated from the coding sequence ATGACAGAACCTATTCGAATGAGCAACACGGTCAAGCTCGACGACCTGATCCAGGCGATCAAGACGGCGCACAGCGACGCCCTGGATCAGCTCACCGACGCGGTCATCGCCGCCGACCATCTCGGCGAGGTCGCCGACCACCTGATCGGTCACTTCGTCGACCAGGCCCGCCGCTCGGGTGCCTCCTGGACCGACATCGGCCGCAGCATGGGCGTGAGCAAGCAGGCGGCCCAGAAGCGCTTCGTGCCCAAGACGAGCGACGCCACCGCCCTCGACCCGAACTCCGGCTTCAGCCGGTTCACTCCCCGGGCCCGCAACGTCGTGATGGCCTCCCAGGAGGAGGCCCGGGCCAGCGGGAACGCCGAGATCGGGCCGGAGCACCTGGTGCTGGGTCTGCTGGCGGAGCCGGAGGCGCTGGCCGCTCGGGTGATGGTTGAGTTGGGCGTCACGCCCGAGGCGGTGCGGGAGACGGTCGCCGCCGCCCTGCCGCCACGGGTCGAGCAGGTGCCGGACCTCATCCCGTACGACGCGCGTGGCAAGAAGGCGTTGGAGCTGACCTTCCGGGAGGCGCTGCGCCTCGGGCACAACTACATCGGCACCGAGCACATCCTGCTCGCCCTGCTGGAGCAGGAGGACGGTGCCGGGGTGCTCACCAGTCTCGGCCTGGAGAAGGCGGCGGTGGAGTCCGCCCTCGCCGCCGCCCTCGCCGCCGTGGTGAAAGCCGCGTCGAAGAGTGACGACGCCGGTTAG
- a CDS encoding ALF repeat-containing protein has translation MGAAVVLTVAGGMFAAPAHADPPTAADRQRCVDLLLTGGPEVVRAAELALTGSDADLRAFLDTGLAAAQAHDDRVQVAEYQAAGGSTVRAAAEAALAGSPADVRAFLDGGYEEPLNTDLRIKLGQVISVGGPQVKAAGQAALNGTHQDILNFFYLGLDQARTLDDRIRIAQIISAGGPVVRESAQQALNGGTGQDLRDFLIAGQHVARARDQEISTLSLLVSRAKEAGELAAEETEAAKLASAQAVEASRLAKEAAERAKAETQAAQNSAERASRAAARAADAAARAADAARTAVSAAKAANNAARLASNAAARAASAATLAGQAASKAFGAAAAAATDAGKAEAARQAAATARKVAADARKAADASKAAGNAAQAASGAALSAANAGANAAAAAAAAAAAGGQSNVAAAEAARARAAAEAAQRNAAAATRAANEADRFARQSAQAANQAYQAAMDAAAHATAAAAAADDAAAHAGDAATAAAKSTQHAAGALAAANTATAAANQAAAVEEAARVADAERLAAQTEYGVQDATEARLAEQAELTKAADDAAEEARLDAQTRQWLTEASAPGAPSAVVLSSGRLAAARLVRTGGQWTQKAAAEALAGSEADLRTFLTAGRAVAAEEDDRARVRHIGALGKPALLDAAKAALAGDHDDVEEFLRTRDYAGKEQDDRIQIGQLITAGGPTMQARGQAALNGTEADRHEFLMTGQYAAAEIDDRIKVGQIMSAGGPEVKSAAQVALEGSRAFLTDFLTDGQFRAQRRDLEAVTHVARVRGLVAEAAGYAANARKDAAEAARVAAVARKAAEDAARYAQEAQQAASQAAGYATQAMQSAQSAAASAIQAAQAAQVAKAAAASAQQSAASAAASAAQATDAAARASAYASAAYDAADQARASALAAGRSADQAAAEASAALASAVALQRQEAAQNPGGPPDGPRLDQPTGDDPRRLGNQLSGNNALALAAVTLWGGSCYTAAKQIICTDVDTPNGRPMTVGDYLLYPDSRRVLTEELDAEAAARERLRSMGIDASTYGPDLLEHEARHSDQWQYFPPAAFLSLYFAGTGLSYLITATDGKGNPWEIGANPYKGGYWKPGVPILIVPKMWPKCMITLCW, from the coding sequence ATGGGAGCTGCCGTCGTGTTGACAGTGGCCGGCGGGATGTTCGCCGCACCGGCACATGCCGATCCACCGACCGCTGCCGACCGGCAGCGCTGCGTCGACCTGCTGCTGACCGGCGGCCCGGAGGTCGTCCGAGCCGCCGAGTTGGCGTTGACCGGCTCGGACGCCGACCTGCGGGCCTTCCTGGACACCGGGTTGGCCGCCGCTCAGGCGCACGACGACCGGGTGCAGGTAGCCGAGTACCAGGCAGCGGGCGGCAGCACCGTGCGTGCGGCGGCCGAGGCCGCTCTGGCCGGCTCGCCCGCCGACGTCCGGGCCTTCCTCGACGGTGGCTACGAGGAACCACTGAACACCGACCTGCGGATCAAGCTGGGTCAGGTCATCTCCGTCGGCGGGCCGCAGGTGAAGGCCGCCGGTCAGGCCGCGCTGAACGGCACTCACCAGGACATCCTCAACTTCTTCTACCTCGGTCTGGACCAGGCCCGCACCCTCGACGACCGGATTCGCATCGCGCAGATCATCTCCGCTGGCGGCCCGGTCGTTCGGGAGTCGGCTCAACAGGCCCTCAACGGCGGCACCGGTCAGGACCTGCGCGACTTCCTGATCGCCGGGCAGCACGTGGCCCGGGCGCGCGATCAGGAGATCAGCACGCTGTCGTTGTTGGTGAGCCGGGCCAAGGAGGCCGGCGAGCTGGCGGCCGAGGAGACCGAGGCCGCCAAGCTCGCCTCCGCCCAGGCGGTGGAGGCGTCCCGGCTGGCCAAGGAGGCCGCCGAGCGTGCCAAGGCCGAGACCCAGGCCGCGCAGAACTCCGCCGAGCGAGCCTCGCGCGCTGCGGCCCGGGCCGCCGACGCGGCAGCTCGCGCTGCGGACGCGGCGCGGACCGCGGTCAGCGCGGCGAAGGCCGCCAACAACGCGGCCCGACTCGCCTCGAACGCCGCAGCCCGGGCGGCCTCGGCCGCGACCCTCGCCGGTCAGGCGGCGTCCAAGGCGTTCGGCGCGGCCGCCGCGGCGGCAACCGACGCGGGCAAGGCCGAGGCGGCCCGCCAGGCCGCCGCGACGGCACGCAAGGTGGCGGCGGACGCCCGGAAGGCGGCCGACGCCTCGAAGGCGGCCGGCAACGCGGCGCAGGCAGCCAGTGGCGCCGCGCTCTCCGCGGCCAACGCAGGAGCGAACGCGGCGGCGGCAGCCGCTGCGGCAGCCGCCGCCGGTGGGCAGTCCAACGTGGCGGCGGCGGAGGCGGCGCGGGCTCGCGCCGCAGCCGAGGCGGCACAGCGCAACGCCGCCGCGGCTACCCGAGCGGCGAACGAGGCCGACCGGTTCGCCCGGCAGTCGGCGCAGGCGGCCAACCAGGCGTACCAGGCGGCGATGGACGCTGCCGCGCACGCGACAGCGGCCGCCGCGGCGGCCGACGACGCGGCGGCGCACGCTGGTGACGCCGCGACCGCGGCGGCCAAGTCGACCCAGCACGCGGCGGGCGCCCTCGCCGCCGCCAACACCGCGACCGCGGCGGCGAACCAGGCCGCGGCGGTCGAGGAGGCTGCCCGGGTCGCGGACGCGGAGCGGTTGGCGGCCCAGACGGAGTACGGCGTGCAGGACGCCACGGAGGCCCGGCTCGCCGAGCAGGCGGAGCTGACGAAGGCCGCCGACGACGCGGCCGAGGAGGCCCGGCTGGACGCGCAGACAAGGCAGTGGTTGACCGAGGCCAGCGCACCCGGAGCGCCCTCGGCGGTGGTGCTGTCCAGTGGCCGACTCGCGGCCGCGCGACTCGTCCGCACCGGTGGTCAGTGGACCCAGAAGGCGGCCGCCGAGGCCCTCGCGGGTTCCGAGGCCGACCTGCGGACCTTCCTGACCGCCGGTCGGGCCGTGGCCGCCGAGGAGGACGACCGCGCCCGGGTACGGCACATCGGTGCCCTGGGCAAGCCCGCGCTGCTCGACGCGGCGAAGGCGGCTCTCGCCGGTGACCACGACGACGTCGAGGAGTTCCTGCGCACCAGGGACTACGCGGGCAAGGAACAGGACGACCGCATCCAGATCGGTCAGCTGATCACCGCGGGTGGGCCGACCATGCAGGCCAGGGGACAGGCGGCGCTCAACGGCACGGAGGCCGACCGGCACGAGTTCCTGATGACCGGGCAGTACGCCGCGGCCGAGATCGACGACCGGATCAAGGTCGGCCAGATCATGTCCGCCGGTGGCCCCGAGGTGAAGTCCGCCGCCCAGGTGGCGCTGGAGGGTTCCCGGGCATTCCTGACGGACTTCCTCACCGACGGGCAGTTCCGGGCGCAACGGCGGGACCTGGAGGCGGTCACCCACGTGGCGCGGGTGCGTGGCCTGGTCGCCGAGGCGGCCGGTTACGCCGCCAACGCGCGTAAGGATGCCGCCGAGGCCGCAAGGGTCGCGGCGGTGGCCCGGAAGGCGGCCGAGGACGCGGCGCGTTACGCGCAGGAGGCCCAGCAGGCCGCCAGCCAGGCTGCCGGCTACGCCACCCAGGCCATGCAGTCCGCGCAGTCGGCAGCGGCGTCGGCGATCCAGGCCGCGCAGGCGGCGCAGGTAGCCAAGGCCGCCGCCGCCTCGGCGCAGCAGAGTGCGGCAAGTGCCGCCGCGTCGGCGGCACAGGCCACTGACGCCGCGGCGCGGGCGAGCGCCTACGCCAGCGCGGCGTACGACGCCGCCGACCAGGCCCGCGCCTCGGCGCTGGCCGCCGGCCGAAGTGCCGACCAGGCCGCCGCGGAGGCCTCGGCGGCGTTGGCCTCGGCGGTTGCCCTGCAGCGTCAGGAGGCGGCCCAGAACCCGGGTGGGCCGCCCGACGGGCCGCGACTGGACCAGCCGACCGGGGACGACCCGAGGCGGTTGGGGAACCAACTGTCGGGCAACAACGCCCTCGCTTTGGCGGCGGTGACCCTCTGGGGAGGTAGCTGCTACACCGCCGCCAAGCAGATCATCTGCACCGATGTGGACACGCCGAACGGTCGGCCCATGACGGTCGGCGACTACCTCCTCTACCCGGACTCGCGGAGAGTGCTCACGGAAGAACTGGATGCAGAAGCCGCGGCTCGGGAACGACTGCGGTCAATGGGCATCGACGCCAGCACCTACGGGCCGGACCTGCTCGAACACGAGGCACGACACTCGGATCAGTGGCAGTACTTCCCACCAGCCGCATTCCTGAGTCTGTACTTTGCCGGCACGGGTCTCTCCTACCTCATCACGGCTACCGACGGTAAGGGCAACCCGTGGGAGATCGGGGCCAATCCCTACAAGGGTGGATACTGGAAGCCGGGTGTTCCGATTCTCATCGTCCCGAAGATGTGGCCGAAATGCATGATAACGCTGTGTTGGTGA
- a CDS encoding PIN domain nuclease translates to MAGQIYLADTSVYVLQGRHPSVRRRFETLLAEGRLAACQMTSLEYLNNAPHPKGYEILWQALRGHRWMDVSTPAMDRALEVHRVLAADSQHRHFRLPDLIIAATAEQHGATVLHYDADYDSISAVTGQPTEWVAPKGSL, encoded by the coding sequence ATGGCGGGGCAGATCTACCTCGCGGACACCTCGGTCTACGTCCTACAGGGTCGCCACCCGTCGGTTCGGCGGCGCTTCGAGACACTGTTGGCCGAGGGACGGCTGGCCGCCTGTCAGATGACCAGCCTCGAATATCTCAACAACGCACCCCACCCGAAGGGTTACGAAATCCTCTGGCAGGCACTGCGCGGGCACCGCTGGATGGATGTGTCGACGCCAGCGATGGACCGAGCCCTGGAGGTCCACCGCGTCCTCGCGGCCGACAGTCAGCACCGTCACTTCCGGCTACCCGATCTGATCATCGCAGCGACCGCAGAACAGCACGGCGCGACAGTGCTGCACTACGACGCCGACTACGACAGCATCAGCGCCGTCACCGGCCAGCCCACCGAGTGGGTCGCACCGAAGGGCAGCCTCTGA
- a CDS encoding type II toxin-antitoxin system VapB family antitoxin, giving the protein MTRITVDVNDEWLDAAREVLGTDTKVATINAALHAFAVRRQAREIVAAFDQVEMDFSGSVDAWRHGGGRDLGSLAEQARDTEAA; this is encoded by the coding sequence ATGACTCGCATCACCGTGGACGTGAACGACGAGTGGTTGGACGCCGCCCGGGAGGTCCTTGGCACTGACACCAAGGTGGCCACCATCAATGCCGCCCTACACGCGTTCGCCGTCCGTCGGCAGGCTCGCGAGATCGTCGCCGCGTTCGACCAGGTGGAGATGGACTTCAGCGGGTCTGTCGATGCCTGGCGCCACGGCGGCGGCCGCGACCTGGGTTCACTCGCCGAACAGGCGCGCGACACCGAGGCAGCCTGA
- a CDS encoding DNA repair protein encodes MPMQPNDHYQQDPERLWQAAETVGGIPPQPRYRHPRAVGAGDLSWCGLNKMSTGNSSRHRLNRR; translated from the coding sequence ATGCCGATGCAGCCGAACGACCACTACCAGCAGGACCCCGAGCGACTCTGGCAGGCGGCGGAGACCGTCGGTGGCATCCCGCCCCAGCCCCGCTACCGCCACCCCAGGGCGGTGGGCGCTGGGGACCTGTCGTGGTGCGGGCTGAACAAGATGTCGACCGGCAACTCCAGCCGGCATCGCCTGAACCGCCGTTGA
- a CDS encoding GNAT family N-acetyltransferase, whose translation MLDRRLQLHLATWLGQWPAGPGLHVVASHRRAKPAWDGRLRPALAVDAGRSGVLSVAPERVAAIRSLVRRTPERLLAALPEAVGLPDWCVHDGPFRWSVAPAPLPDVGEWTDPKAPGLPPWLRLFDQPVLVVRDPDGDYLAGAGIKRHDAYGHELAVGTVPAAQGRGLARRLVAQAARRVLDEGAVPTYLHERDNHASARVADAAGFPDRGWRAYGVYPR comes from the coding sequence ATGCTCGACCGGCGACTCCAACTGCACCTGGCCACCTGGCTCGGCCAGTGGCCGGCCGGGCCGGGGTTGCACGTGGTCGCCTCGCACCGGCGGGCCAAACCCGCCTGGGACGGTCGACTACGCCCCGCGCTCGCCGTGGACGCCGGGCGAAGTGGTGTCCTCTCGGTGGCACCGGAGCGGGTGGCGGCGATCCGCTCGCTGGTCCGGCGTACGCCGGAGCGGCTGCTCGCCGCGTTGCCGGAGGCCGTCGGGCTGCCGGACTGGTGCGTGCACGACGGCCCCTTCCGGTGGAGCGTGGCCCCCGCGCCGCTCCCCGACGTGGGGGAGTGGACCGACCCGAAGGCTCCCGGGTTGCCGCCCTGGTTGCGGCTCTTCGACCAGCCGGTGCTGGTGGTCCGCGATCCGGACGGTGACTACCTGGCGGGTGCCGGGATCAAACGGCACGACGCGTACGGGCACGAGTTGGCCGTCGGCACCGTGCCGGCCGCCCAGGGGCGCGGACTCGCCCGTCGACTCGTGGCACAGGCGGCGCGGCGGGTCCTCGACGAGGGTGCGGTGCCGACCTACCTGCACGAGCGGGACAACCACGCGTCCGCCCGGGTCGCCGACGCGGCCGGCTTCCCCGATCGGGGCTGGCGGGCGTACGGGGTCTATCCGCGCTGA
- a CDS encoding glycoside hydrolase family 3 N-terminal domain-containing protein translates to MGLDPGLRRLALGTMLAAYPGPVPPDWAVELLADGLAGHTLFGTNVHDPAQVAASTAALRAGRPDALIAIDEEGGDVTRLAHATGSPYPGNAALGAIGDVALTRRVYQSIGAELSALGITVNLAPTVDVNTADDNPVIGTRSFGADPVRVAAHSAAAVTGLQAAGVAACAKHFPGHGATVTDSHHELPTVDAPLTLLRQRDLPPFAAVVAAGARAVMTAHIRVPALTGSDPATFSRAVLVDLLRAEYGFTGAVITDALEMKGAAVAAGGVGPAAVRALAAGADLLCIGAKVDAELVELVAAEIVDALGDGRLATARVEEAAGRAADLAAWTRAAVGSPITDDTDLGYAAARRAVRVDGVLTGLDRPLVVHLHTESTIAEGRVPWGLGPHLDEVQELRVIATEADLASLRGLAGDRPIVLVGRHLHRLPGGRELITGLAAEHAVTVVEMGWPAQWRPAGVRAFVTTYGASHANGRAAAEALGLTR, encoded by the coding sequence GTGGGGCTGGATCCAGGACTGCGCCGGCTGGCGCTGGGCACGATGCTGGCCGCGTACCCGGGGCCGGTCCCGCCGGACTGGGCGGTCGAGCTGCTGGCCGACGGGCTGGCCGGGCACACCCTGTTCGGCACCAACGTGCACGACCCCGCACAGGTGGCGGCGAGCACCGCCGCGCTGCGCGCCGGCCGGCCGGACGCGCTGATCGCCATCGACGAGGAGGGTGGCGACGTGACCCGGCTGGCACACGCCACCGGCAGCCCGTACCCCGGCAACGCCGCGCTCGGCGCGATCGGCGACGTGGCGCTCACCCGACGGGTCTACCAGTCGATCGGTGCCGAACTGTCCGCGCTCGGCATCACCGTCAACCTCGCCCCGACGGTGGACGTCAACACCGCCGACGACAACCCGGTGATCGGCACCCGGTCCTTCGGCGCGGATCCGGTGCGGGTCGCCGCCCACTCGGCCGCCGCCGTGACCGGGCTGCAGGCGGCCGGCGTGGCCGCCTGCGCCAAACACTTCCCCGGGCACGGTGCCACCGTCACCGACTCCCACCACGAGCTGCCCACCGTGGACGCCCCACTGACCCTGCTGCGCCAGCGGGACCTGCCGCCGTTCGCTGCGGTCGTCGCCGCCGGGGCACGGGCCGTGATGACCGCGCACATCCGGGTCCCGGCGCTGACCGGAAGCGACCCGGCCACCTTCAGCCGCGCTGTCCTGGTCGACCTGCTCCGCGCCGAGTACGGCTTCACCGGCGCCGTCATCACCGACGCCCTGGAGATGAAGGGCGCCGCGGTGGCTGCCGGTGGGGTGGGCCCGGCCGCCGTCCGGGCCCTGGCCGCCGGCGCCGACCTGCTCTGCATCGGTGCCAAGGTCGACGCCGAACTGGTCGAGCTGGTTGCCGCCGAGATCGTCGACGCCCTCGGCGACGGCCGGTTGGCGACCGCGCGAGTCGAGGAGGCGGCCGGTCGCGCCGCCGACCTCGCCGCCTGGACCCGGGCCGCCGTCGGGTCACCGATCACCGACGACACCGACCTCGGGTACGCGGCGGCGCGCCGCGCCGTCCGGGTGGACGGCGTGCTCACCGGCCTGGACCGACCACTCGTGGTGCACCTGCACACCGAGTCGACGATCGCCGAGGGGCGGGTGCCGTGGGGCCTCGGTCCACACCTCGACGAAGTGCAGGAGCTCCGGGTGATCGCCACCGAGGCCGACCTGGCGAGCCTGCGCGGGCTGGCCGGTGACCGACCCATCGTGCTGGTCGGGCGGCACCTGCACCGGCTTCCCGGTGGCCGGGAGCTGATCACCGGCCTGGCCGCCGAGCACGCGGTGACAGTGGTGGAGATGGGCTGGCCGGCACAGTGGCGACCAGCCGGCGTCCGTGCCTTCGTCACCACGTACGGCGCGAGCCACGCCAACGGGCGCGCGGCGGCCGAGGCGCTCGGGCTGACCCGATAG
- a CDS encoding ROK family transcriptional regulator: MSATRLPGTPRLLRALNDRAALELLLERGPLTRARLGELTGLSKVTASQLVERLEERGLVTRVGEQAGGRGPNAQLYAVRPSSAHVVGVDVGPDRVVAACADITGAVIGRVEQSTRDTDDPVGVVHNAVVQAASSAQAQLSSVRRIVLGTPGLVDPGTGDITFAFNLPRWHSGLLAALRDDLHTPVVFENDVNLAAVAEAQSGAAQGLADFVLVWVGAGVGLAIMLGGRLHHGSSGAAGEIGYLPVPGAPIPRDVSRRAKPAFQQLVGADSVRAVAGEHGYPDADAAEAVRAAVAAGADGGPMLDELARRLAIGVASTCVVLDPPLVVLAGEVGQAGGAALADRVQQEVAAITLVRPRVVPTGLTEEPILHGALRTALDAVRDEVFGSTVG; encoded by the coding sequence ATGAGTGCGACCCGGCTACCCGGCACCCCCCGCCTGTTGCGGGCGCTCAACGACCGTGCCGCACTGGAACTGCTCCTCGAACGCGGCCCGCTGACCAGGGCCCGACTCGGCGAGCTGACCGGGCTGTCCAAGGTCACCGCCTCGCAACTCGTCGAGCGGCTGGAGGAGCGCGGCCTCGTCACGCGCGTCGGCGAGCAGGCCGGCGGGCGGGGGCCGAACGCCCAGCTCTACGCGGTTCGCCCGAGCAGCGCGCACGTGGTCGGTGTCGACGTCGGGCCGGACCGGGTGGTGGCCGCCTGTGCCGACATCACCGGTGCGGTCATCGGTCGGGTGGAGCAGTCGACCCGGGACACCGACGATCCGGTGGGCGTGGTGCACAACGCCGTGGTGCAGGCGGCGAGCAGTGCCCAGGCGCAGCTGAGCAGCGTACGGCGGATCGTGCTCGGCACGCCGGGTCTGGTCGACCCGGGCACCGGCGACATCACGTTCGCCTTCAACCTGCCCCGCTGGCACAGTGGCCTGCTCGCCGCGTTGCGGGACGACCTGCACACCCCGGTCGTCTTCGAGAACGACGTCAACCTGGCCGCGGTGGCCGAGGCGCAGTCCGGCGCCGCACAGGGTCTGGCGGATTTCGTGCTGGTGTGGGTGGGTGCCGGTGTCGGCCTGGCGATCATGCTGGGCGGGCGGCTGCACCACGGCAGCAGTGGAGCGGCCGGCGAGATCGGCTACCTGCCGGTGCCCGGCGCGCCCATCCCGCGTGATGTCTCCCGTCGCGCCAAGCCGGCCTTCCAGCAGCTCGTCGGCGCGGACTCGGTGCGCGCGGTGGCCGGTGAGCACGGCTACCCGGACGCCGACGCCGCCGAGGCGGTCCGCGCGGCCGTCGCGGCCGGCGCCGACGGCGGCCCGATGCTCGACGAGTTGGCCCGCCGGCTCGCGATCGGCGTGGCCAGCACCTGCGTGGTACTCGACCCACCGCTGGTGGTGCTCGCCGGCGAGGTGGGTCAGGCCGGTGGCGCGGCGCTCGCCGACCGGGTGCAGCAGGAGGTGGCGGCGATCACCCTGGTCCGACCTCGGGTGGTGCCGACCGGGCTGACCGAGGAGCCGATCCTGCACGGCGCGCTGCGCACCGCGCTGGACGCCGTGCGCGACGAGGTGTTCGGCTCCACCGTCGGCTGA
- a CDS encoding ABC transporter permease subunit — protein MNLVRAEVERLSARRFVQLMVVLLAFAFAVTAATTLAGSHKPSSDEMNSARAQAVEARQGMEVAHQQCLARQNGTLPQSDMGQYFPQDCSEIDPFRQDRLPIAADFLPGVFSFANQALPLLYFLIAFLVLFGFLVGASYIGADLNSGGVVNLLLWRPRRLTVLATKLGTLLGTVLVLALIASVAYLATFWVIGQTAGLPGRLSGEFWRSLGAVHLRGVVLVLLASALGFAIATLGRHTSAALGAAAAYLVVWELGGRLVLEIIDARRPDRFMLSSHIQAWLTAKADFWDTCPGNSGTAYCDGSYVLTWGPALVVLLVLTGGLTAAAFAVFRRRDLI, from the coding sequence GTGAACCTGGTCCGTGCCGAGGTGGAGCGGCTGTCGGCCCGTCGCTTCGTACAGCTCATGGTCGTCCTGCTGGCGTTCGCCTTCGCCGTCACGGCGGCGACCACCCTGGCGGGTTCCCACAAGCCGAGCTCGGACGAGATGAACTCGGCGCGGGCTCAGGCGGTCGAGGCGCGGCAGGGAATGGAGGTGGCTCACCAGCAGTGCCTGGCCCGACAGAACGGCACGCTTCCGCAGAGCGACATGGGCCAGTACTTCCCTCAGGACTGCTCGGAGATCGACCCGTTCCGGCAGGATCGGCTGCCGATCGCCGCGGACTTCCTGCCGGGGGTGTTCAGCTTCGCCAACCAGGCGCTGCCGCTGCTCTACTTCCTCATCGCCTTCCTGGTGCTGTTCGGGTTCCTGGTCGGCGCCTCCTACATCGGCGCCGATTTGAACTCCGGTGGGGTGGTGAACCTGCTGCTCTGGCGACCACGCCGGTTGACGGTGCTCGCGACCAAATTGGGCACCCTGCTCGGCACGGTGCTGGTCCTGGCCCTGATCGCGTCGGTGGCCTACCTCGCCACGTTCTGGGTGATCGGGCAGACCGCCGGGCTACCCGGCCGGCTGAGCGGTGAGTTCTGGCGTTCGCTCGGCGCGGTGCACCTCCGTGGCGTGGTGCTGGTGCTGCTGGCGTCCGCGTTGGGCTTCGCCATCGCGACCCTGGGTCGGCACACGTCGGCGGCGCTGGGGGCGGCAGCCGCGTACCTGGTGGTGTGGGAGTTGGGCGGCCGCCTGGTCCTGGAGATCATCGACGCCCGTCGGCCGGACCGGTTCATGCTGTCCAGCCACATCCAGGCCTGGCTCACTGCCAAAGCGGATTTCTGGGACACCTGCCCGGGCAACTCGGGCACGGCCTACTGCGACGGCTCCTACGTCCTGACCTGGGGGCCGGCCCTGGTGGTGCTGCTCGTGCTCACCGGCGGACTGACCGCGGCGGCGTTCGCCGTGTTCCGTCGCCGCGACCTGATCTGA
- a CDS encoding ATP-binding cassette domain-containing protein — protein MSAVIEIEGLRKTFHSMRNGRRVAVDGFDLLVEEGQIHGFLGPNGSGKTTTLRALLGLVRPDGGRMAVLGAPSPESLPRVAGQVGAIVESPQFFGNFTGYRTLRLLARAGGVPVSRVNEALDLVGLRDRGDERVKGYSLGMKQRLAVASALLKDPRLLILDEPANGLDPAGIREMRDLMRSLAANGVTVLVSSHILGEIQLICDHVTIISRGRRVAAGRVDEVLAGYDRHEFLVRVADPERAVELLHAAGLTAVVDGEALVVSGVGDPTVVSQVLGEQGLWVGELTPLRPDLESVFLELTGGYEPSVPRQVDDSALPYNDQGDAVIDIDRGVDA, from the coding sequence ATGAGCGCGGTCATCGAGATCGAGGGTCTGCGCAAGACCTTCCACAGCATGCGCAACGGCCGACGGGTGGCCGTGGACGGGTTCGACCTGCTGGTCGAGGAGGGCCAGATCCACGGTTTCCTGGGCCCCAACGGCTCCGGCAAGACCACCACCCTGCGTGCCCTGCTCGGGCTGGTACGCCCGGACGGCGGGCGGATGGCGGTGCTGGGTGCGCCGTCGCCGGAGTCGCTGCCCCGGGTGGCTGGTCAGGTCGGGGCCATCGTGGAGAGTCCGCAGTTCTTCGGCAACTTCACCGGGTACCGCACCCTGCGGTTGTTGGCGCGTGCCGGTGGGGTGCCGGTCTCCCGGGTGAACGAGGCGTTGGACCTGGTGGGCCTCCGGGACCGGGGCGACGAGCGGGTGAAGGGCTACTCGCTGGGCATGAAGCAGCGCCTCGCGGTGGCGTCCGCGCTGCTGAAGGACCCCCGGTTGCTCATCCTGGACGAGCCGGCGAACGGGCTGGACCCGGCGGGCATCCGGGAGATGCGGGACCTGATGCGGTCGCTGGCGGCCAACGGGGTGACCGTGCTGGTGTCCAGTCACATCCTGGGTGAGATCCAGCTGATCTGTGACCACGTCACGATCATTTCCCGGGGTCGTCGGGTGGCGGCCGGCCGGGTGGACGAGGTGCTGGCGGGTTACGACCGGCACGAGTTCCTGGTACGGGTGGCCGATCCCGAGCGCGCCGTCGAGCTGCTGCACGCGGCCGGGCTGACGGCGGTCGTCGACGGGGAGGCGCTGGTGGTGAGCGGGGTGGGTGACCCGACGGTGGTCAGCCAAGTGCTCGGCGAGCAGGGCCTGTGGGTGGGCGAGTTGACGCCGCTCCGGCCGGATCTGGAGAGTGTCTTCCTGGAGCTGACGGGCGGGTACGAGCCTTCGGTGCCCCGCCAGGTCGACGACTCGGCGCTGCCGTACAACGATCAGGGCGATGCCGTGATCGACATCGATCGGGGAGTGGACGCGTGA